In Penicillium psychrofluorescens genome assembly, chromosome: 5, a single window of DNA contains:
- a CDS encoding uncharacterized protein (ID:PFLUO_008386-T1.cds;~source:funannotate): MASPTPSSQALVKRSQDNQLMPPPPPPKRIKRPATVLDEDIYTNALSHIIARDFFPGLLETQTKQEYLDALESKDKNWITSAKKNLADVMRTPTPGSRTPARTPRPQHFVEGSETPRGWGGETPMSVVSAATAEENEQDNLPDVSNLGLLAFQAKYTSEDNESFNKVLDKQNSKKREKHAWLWNQNKIPSARQIAYHQSERKRITAQGGNPDTGLIKRDDQPQQPAIKTDLDSRPARPDGWDARPDNSLMFLPSSVEDTHETIQQKAEAASRAGPKRVLYQNTRLVDQDAAAAADAVPPSPSLSAIQDAIAGKPRLSESEAASAVPGGETPRVNGYAFVDEDEPEPELAEADVDWRLLGAGTDTTPNPFQLRETRKREALHHRMVDRVARNKRIEKVARSTKTPVSSTPRFASSPRVDFGLRGTPGGSGGHNQKMLTPAAQKLLHRVGGSTPRTVGGKSGEKNMSTPTPKRR; this comes from the coding sequence CACCAACGCCCTATCGCACATCATCGCCCGGGACTTCTTCCCGGGTCTGCTCGAGACGCAGACTAAGCAGGAGTACCTTGATGCGCTGGAATCCAAGGATAAGAATTGGATCACGAGCGCGAAGAAGAACCTCGCCGATGTCATGCGAACACCGACTCCCGGCAGCAGAACACCAGCTCGTACGCCACGACCGCAACACTTTGTTGAAGGGAGTGAAACACCGCGCGGCTGGGGAGGCGAGACTCCCATGTCTGTTGTGTCAGCCGCAACAGCAGAAGAGAACGAGCAGGATAATCTCCCCGATGTATCGAATTTGGGATTGCTGGCATTTCAGGCGAAATACACCAGCGAAGACAACGAGTCTTTCAACAAGGTCCTAGACAAGCAGAATTCAAAGAAGCGCGAGAAACATGCCTGGCTGTGGAATCAGAACAAAATTCCATCGGCCCGCCAAATCGCTTACCACCAAAGTGAACGGAAACGCATCACTGCTCAGGGCGGGAATCCGGATACAGGTCTGATCAAGCGCGACGACCAGCCACAGCAACCGGCTATCAAAACAGACCTAGATTCCCGTCCCGCTAGAccggatggatgggatgcgCGGCCGGATAACTCGCTCATGTTTCTTCCGTCTTCGGTTGAGGACACACACGAGACCATCCAGCAGAAAGCAGAGGCGGCCTCGCGAGCAGGGCCTAAACGAGTTTTATATCAAAACACAAGGCTCGTTGACCAGgatgctgccgctgccgcggACGCAGTCCCGCCCTCGCCGTCTCTTTCTGCCATTCAAGACGCGATCGCTGGCAAACCCCGTCTTAGCGAGTCAGAAGCCGCCTCTGCCGTTCCAGGAGGCGAAACTCCACGTGTCAACGGCTACGCCtttgtcgacgaagacgagcCCGAGCCTGAATTAGCTGAGGCAGATGTGGACTGGCGTCTTCTGGGTGCTGGTACAGACACAACCCCGAACCCCTTCCAGCTTCGCGAAACCCGCAAACGCGAAGCCCTGCACCACAGGATGGTGGATAGAGTCGCGCGCAACAAACGCATTGAAAAGGTCGCCAGATCCACCAAGACGCCCGTGTCATCTACGCCGCGCTTCGCTAGTAGTCCACGAGTGGACTTTGGTCTTCGCGGCACTCCaggtggtagtggtggaCACAACCAGAAAATGCTCACTCCCGCGGCGCAGAAGTTGCTACATCGGGTCGGTGGGAGTACCCCGCGGACAGTGGGGGGAAAGTCGGGTGAGAAGAATATGTCGACGCCTACCCCGAAAAGaaggtga
- a CDS encoding uncharacterized protein (ID:PFLUO_008387-T1.cds;~source:funannotate), whose amino-acid sequence MRLQPATLQCALAAIAYAFVFHTPLVHAAADESSPDIHGAIIGEGAGFPVALDSFNGLELQDVDAEDESNGLDLVKRYPADVTSMANNNFQPGSIEVGKIQWWYFPKNYVHGKKAGPRKGFPPFATRSLDDQMDEEARNELWKRADDNNPVPVYISLTTCQAPSTNKTDAGPFDQLEVYVSLSDKLEKPGPEHEGNPLQNMTRASGGYWSREVQAEGDVFIAVVAPNSTEYSGEYEYQIGVSIDAYFHAVDEKDPFLYFIDADMHAALLVTNNLTETEPDSATYQEWMDLVPPYTMFAPGIHDSALAGLERSFCALERYAPQVSKTEVGMTSRGLGNKPKQQFYITGLNRSSEYNGILAMVGNSTTSGNNIVGGGGKLWKPMNFTTKADDNCAVLFNLTFCSEVAYAVPSNPDLSVEALRSIYDDYAAQMYQNFSYSLQQIQCNTTPESMYSLAVGCSNCSTAYKQWLCSVSIPRCADFQSQEWYLQVRNAGQDFINGSSLPANDPLRQSVATNKSRNPLIDTEIKPGPYKEILPCSDICYSLARGCPAALGFGCPTGKWLNASYGWRDPNGDITCSYLGAAYYLNSSPRLQLWLGVYMLSGMWMIFWACL is encoded by the exons ATGCGACTTCAACCCGCAACCCTGCAGTGCGCGCTAGCTGCAATCGCCTACGCCTTTGTCTTCCATACCCCCCTCGTCCACGCTGCAGCGGACGAGAGCAGTCCCGACATCCATGGGGCGATCATCGGCGAAGGTGCCGGCTTCCCGGTAGCCCTGGACTCGTTCAACGGGCTGGAACTGCAGGATGTGGACGCAGAGGACGAGTCCAATGGGCTCGATCTGGTGAAAAGATATCCGGCGGATGTAACCTCGATGGCAAACAATAATTTCCAGCCCGGCTCGATCGAAGTCGGCAAGATCCAGTGGTGGTATTTCCCCAAAAACTACGTtcatggcaagaaggccggGCCGCGCAAGGGGTTTCCACCCTTTGCTACTCGAAGTTTGGACGATCAGATGGACGAAGAGGCACGCAATGAGCTATGGAAGCGAGCCGATGATAACAACCCAGTGCCCGTTTATATATCGTTGACGACGTGCCAAGCACCCTCCACCAACAAGACGGATGCCGGACCCTTTGACCAGCTCGAGGTGTACGTTTCGCTATCGGATAAGCTTGAAAAACCCGGTCCAGAGCATGAGGGCAACCCGCTGCAGAACATGACCCGCGCGTCTGGCGGGTACTGGAGCAGAGAGGTACAGGCCGAGGGCGACGTATTCATCGCGGTCGTAGCGCCCAACTCGACCGAATACTCGGGGGAATACGAATACCAGATCGGCGTTTCGATCGATGCATATTTCCACGCCGTCGACGAGAAAGACCCCTTCCTGTACTTCATCGATGCAGATATGCACGCCGCGCTGCTGGTCACGAACAACCTGACGGAAACCGAGCCGGACTCGGCGACGTACCAGGAGTGGATGGATCTCGTACCGCCTTACACCATGTTCGCGCCCGGAATCCACGATTCCGCACTGGCAGGCCTGGAGCGATCGTTCTGCGCACTGGAACGGTACGCCCCTCAGGTTAGCAAAACTGAGGTGGGCATGACTAGTCGCGGACTGGGGAATAAACCCAAGCAGCAGTTTTATATCACGGGACTCAATCGGAGTTCTGAGTACAATGGGATTCTGGCGATGGTGGGCAATTCCACGACTAGCGGAAATAATattgttggtggtggtgggaagtTGTGGAAACCGATGAACTTTACAACCAAAGCTG ATGATAACTGCGCGGTTCTGTTCAACCTCACCTTCTGCTCAGAGGTTGCATATGCTGTGCCGTCCAACCCGGATCTCTCAGTCGAAGCCCTCCGGTCCATCTACGATGACTACGCCGCACAGATGTACCAGAACTTCAGCTACTCACTGCAGCAAATCCAATGCAACACGACGCCCGAATCCATGTACTCTCTCGCAGTCGGCTGCTCCAACTGCTCAACCGCCTACAAGCAATGGCTCTGCAGCGTCAGCATCCCGCGCTGCGCAGACTTCCAAAGCCAGGAGTGGTACCTCCAAGTGCGGAACGCCGGCCAAGATTTCATCAATGGCAGCTCCTTACCTGCGAATGATCCCCTCCGGCAGTCAGTGGCAACGAACAAGTCTCGCAATCCCCTCATCGACACGGAGATCAAGCCCGGCCCGTACAAGGAGATTCTGCCGTGCTCGGATATTTGCTACTCACTTGCCAGGGGTTGTCCTGCTGCGTTGGGGTTCGGGTGTCCAACCGGGAAATGGCTGAATGCGTCTTATGGATGGCGGGATCCGAATGGGGATATCACTTGTAGTTACCTGGGAGCGGCTTATTATCTGAATAGTTCGCCTCGGCTGCAGCTGTGGCTGGGGGTGTACATGCTGAGCgggatgtggatgattttCTGGGCGTGTCTCTAG